One window of Quercus robur chromosome 12, dhQueRobu3.1, whole genome shotgun sequence genomic DNA carries:
- the LOC126710421 gene encoding scarecrow-like protein 22 isoform X2, with translation MELKRQRRNKDVNKSMRGMPFQLQGKGVFEIAGFTPICSWNSNNKKEELLDFANNNFNSNNHNNNNNNNNEPSSVLHMRRSPSPPTSASTLSSSFGGGGSTDNTAGGGGGVAATLPTVPSPGPDPTRKDEWASELQPIPSGLTGGGERCGLGGLEDWETMLSETAASPSQDHSLLRWIAGEVDDSSFGLKQLLQSGSNSNTNPLDLDGNAGLGIVDQGPGVFDPIIGGGNVNASINNHNPNLAYPASGFSNYNNNSNGRIGGGTTIVPSSSGVLNCKVSSVGLNSNNNNCFSTNNSLPLPVTLPPGVIYQQQHQQFEVPDEKPQILNPQMLMNQQQQQQSQHPQSPNFFLPLSFAQQEQHLPQPQPKRQNSGGLDPITQIPKPPFVDPGHEFLLRKHQQLQPQHMGFSPGVQFVPQHLQQKPLMVPKQKMGPGEELAQHHHQQQQQQQQQQQQQQQQLALLDQLYKAAECIGTGNFSHAQGILARLNHQLSPVGKPLHRAAFYFKEALQLLLLMNNPVTSPSPRSPTPFDVIFKMGAYKVFSEVSPLIQFVNFTCNQALLEALSDVDRIHIVDFDIGFGAQWASFMQELPVRNRGAPSLKITAFASPSTHHPVELGLMRENLTQFANEIGISFELEVVNFDCLDQTSYTLPILRAAENEAVAVNFPIWSSSNQPAALPSLLRFVKQLSPKIMVSLDRGCDRTDLPFPQHVLQALQSYINLLESLDAVNVTSDAVNKIEKFLLQPKIESTVLGRLRGPDKMPLWKTLFASAGFSPVIFSNFTETQAECVVKRTPVRGFHVEKRQSSLVLCWQRRELISASAWRC, from the exons ATGGAGCTGAAAAGACAGAGAAGAAACAAGGATGTCAATAAGA GTATGAGAGGGATGCCCTTTCAGCTTCAGGGGAAGGGTGTCTTTGAAATCGCTGGCTTTACTCCGATTTGTTCTTGGAATagtaacaacaaaaaagaagaactTCTTGACTTTGCAAACAACAACTTTAACAGCAACAaccataacaacaacaacaacaacaacaacgagcCCAGTTCTGTTCTTCATATGAGAAGAAGTCCGAGTCCACCCACGTCGGCATCCACACTGTCTTCGTCATTCGGCGGAGGAGGTTCCACCGACAACACCGCCGGAGGAGGAGGTGGCGTGGCGGCTACGCTACCCACTGTCCCATCTCCgggacccgacccgacccggaaAGACGAATGGGCATCGGAGCTCCAACCGATTCCGAGCGGACTGACTGGCGGAGGAGAAAGGTGCGGTCTTGGAGGTTTGGAAGATTGGGAGACCATGTTGTCTGAAACGGCGGCGTCACCGAGTCAGGACCACTCGCTTCTGCGTTGGATCGCCGGGGAAGTGGACGACTCGTCGTTTGGGCTCAAACAGCTTTTGCAGAGTGGGAGCAACAGCAATACCAATCCTCTGGATTTGGACGGCAATGCTGGACTGGGAATCGTGGATCAAGGGCCAGGAGTGTTCGACCCCATCATCGGCGGAGGTAATGTAAATGCAAGCATTAATAATCACAATCCTAATTTGGCTTATCCAGCTTCTGGGTTTTCAAATTACAACAACAATAGTAATGGGAGGATTGGCGGTGGTACAACAATTGTACCAAGCTCTTCTGGGGTCCTAAATTGCAAGGTTTCAAGTGTTGGGTTGAATAGCAACAACAATAATTGTTTTAGTACTAATAACAGTCTCCCTCTTCCAGTTACTTTGCCTCCTGGTGTGATTTATCAACAGCAACATCAACAGTTTGAAGTTCCAGATGAGAAGCCTCAGATTCTGAATCCACAGATGTTGATGAAccaacagcagcagcaacagtCTCAGCATCCTCAAAGTCCAAACTTTTTTCTGCCATTGTCTTTTGCTCAACAAGAACAGCACCTCCCACAGCCCCAACCAAAGCGTCAGAACTCAGGCGGGTTGGACCCCATCACTCAAATCCCAAAACCACCGTTTGTGGATCCTGGGCATGAGTTTTTGCTGCGAAAACATCAACAGCTACAGCCTCAACATATGGGGTTTTCTCCTGGAGTGCAATTTGTTCCTCAGCATCTTCAGCAAAAGCCATTGATGGTGCCCAAGCAAAAAATGGGACCGGGCGAAGAATTAGCCCAGCACCAccatcagcagcagcagcagcagcagcagcagcagcaacaacaacaacagcagctTGCTCTGCTTGACCAGCTCTATAAGGCAGCAGAGTGTATAGGGACTGGGAATTTCTCACACGCGCAAGGGATATTGGCGCGGCTCAATCACCAGCTCTCCCCTGTTGGAAAGCCCCTCCATAGGGCTGCTTTCTACTTCAAGGAGGCTTTGCAATTGCTCCTCCTTATGAACAACCCAGTCACCTCCCCTTCACCAAGGAGTCCAACCCCATTTGATGTTATCTTCAAGATGGGCGCTTATAAGGTCTTTTCCGAGGTCTCGCCCCTCATTCAGTTTGTTAATTTCACTTGCAACCAGGCCCTCCTTGAAGCTCTATCTGATGTTGATCGTATTCATATTGTGGATTTTGATATCGGGTTTGGTGCTCAGTGGGCTTCCTTTATGCAAGAGCTTCCAGTAAGGAATAGGGGTGCCCCATCATTGAAAATCACTGCCTTTGCCTCTCCTTCCACTCACCACCCTGTTGAGCTTGGGCTTATGCGGGAAAACTTAacccagtttgctaatgagaTTGGGATTAGTTTTGAGCTTGAAGTGGTTAACTTTGATTGTTTGGACCAAACCTCTTATACCCTGCCTATCTTGAGAGCAGCAGAGAATGAGGCAGTTGCTGTGAACTTTCCCATTTGGTCTTCTTCAAATCAACCTGCTGCACTTCCTTCTCTCCTCCGTTTTGTGAAGCAGCTATCGCCAAAAATTATGGTGTCTTTGGACCGAGGGTGTGATCGAACTGACCTTCCCTTCCCACAACATGTTCTCCAAGCCCTTCAGTCCTATATTAATCTCTTGGAGTCTTTGGATGCTGTGAATGTGACTTCTGATGCCGTGAACAAGATTGAGAAGTTCCTCCTTCAGCCTAAGATAGAAAGCACAGTATTGGGGCGTCTCCGAGGCCCGGACAAAATGCCTCTCTGGAAAACACTATTTGCCTCGGCTGGGTTCTCCCCTGTAATATTCAGCAACTTCACTGAAACTCAGGCAGAATGTGTGGTGAAGAGGACTCCGGTTAGGGGGTTTCATGTGGAGAAGCGCCAGTCATCACTTGTGCTCTGCTGGCAGCGCCGGGAGCTCATCTCAGCTTCAGCTTGGAGGTGCTGA
- the LOC126710421 gene encoding scarecrow-like protein 22 isoform X3 — MKKHQKKKSESTPLESMRGMPFQLQGKGVFEIAGFTPICSWNSNNKKEELLDFANNNFNSNNHNNNNNNNNEPSSVLHMRRSPSPPTSASTLSSSFGGGGSTDNTAGGGGGVAATLPTVPSPGPDPTRKDEWASELQPIPSGLTGGGERCGLGGLEDWETMLSETAASPSQDHSLLRWIAGEVDDSSFGLKQLLQSGSNSNTNPLDLDGNAGLGIVDQGPGVFDPIIGGVTLPPGVIYQQQHQQFEVPDEKPQILNPQMLMNQQQQQQSQHPQSPNFFLPLSFAQQEQHLPQPQPKRQNSGGLDPITQIPKPPFVDPGHEFLLRKHQQLQPQHMGFSPGVQFVPQHLQQKPLMVPKQKMGPGEELAQHHHQQQQQQQQQQQQQQQQLALLDQLYKAAECIGTGNFSHAQGILARLNHQLSPVGKPLHRAAFYFKEALQLLLLMNNPVTSPSPRSPTPFDVIFKMGAYKVFSEVSPLIQFVNFTCNQALLEALSDVDRIHIVDFDIGFGAQWASFMQELPVRNRGAPSLKITAFASPSTHHPVELGLMRENLTQFANEIGISFELEVVNFDCLDQTSYTLPILRAAENEAVAVNFPIWSSSNQPAALPSLLRFVKQLSPKIMVSLDRGCDRTDLPFPQHVLQALQSYINLLESLDAVNVTSDAVNKIEKFLLQPKIESTVLGRLRGPDKMPLWKTLFASAGFSPVIFSNFTETQAECVVKRTPVRGFHVEKRQSSLVLCWQRRELISASAWRC, encoded by the exons ATGAAGAAAcatcagaagaagaaatctgaAAGCACCCCACTTGAGA GTATGAGAGGGATGCCCTTTCAGCTTCAGGGGAAGGGTGTCTTTGAAATCGCTGGCTTTACTCCGATTTGTTCTTGGAATagtaacaacaaaaaagaagaactTCTTGACTTTGCAAACAACAACTTTAACAGCAACAaccataacaacaacaacaacaacaacaacgagcCCAGTTCTGTTCTTCATATGAGAAGAAGTCCGAGTCCACCCACGTCGGCATCCACACTGTCTTCGTCATTCGGCGGAGGAGGTTCCACCGACAACACCGCCGGAGGAGGAGGTGGCGTGGCGGCTACGCTACCCACTGTCCCATCTCCgggacccgacccgacccggaaAGACGAATGGGCATCGGAGCTCCAACCGATTCCGAGCGGACTGACTGGCGGAGGAGAAAGGTGCGGTCTTGGAGGTTTGGAAGATTGGGAGACCATGTTGTCTGAAACGGCGGCGTCACCGAGTCAGGACCACTCGCTTCTGCGTTGGATCGCCGGGGAAGTGGACGACTCGTCGTTTGGGCTCAAACAGCTTTTGCAGAGTGGGAGCAACAGCAATACCAATCCTCTGGATTTGGACGGCAATGCTGGACTGGGAATCGTGGATCAAGGGCCAGGAGTGTTCGACCCCATCATCGGCGGAG TTACTTTGCCTCCTGGTGTGATTTATCAACAGCAACATCAACAGTTTGAAGTTCCAGATGAGAAGCCTCAGATTCTGAATCCACAGATGTTGATGAAccaacagcagcagcaacagtCTCAGCATCCTCAAAGTCCAAACTTTTTTCTGCCATTGTCTTTTGCTCAACAAGAACAGCACCTCCCACAGCCCCAACCAAAGCGTCAGAACTCAGGCGGGTTGGACCCCATCACTCAAATCCCAAAACCACCGTTTGTGGATCCTGGGCATGAGTTTTTGCTGCGAAAACATCAACAGCTACAGCCTCAACATATGGGGTTTTCTCCTGGAGTGCAATTTGTTCCTCAGCATCTTCAGCAAAAGCCATTGATGGTGCCCAAGCAAAAAATGGGACCGGGCGAAGAATTAGCCCAGCACCAccatcagcagcagcagcagcagcagcagcagcagcaacaacaacaacagcagctTGCTCTGCTTGACCAGCTCTATAAGGCAGCAGAGTGTATAGGGACTGGGAATTTCTCACACGCGCAAGGGATATTGGCGCGGCTCAATCACCAGCTCTCCCCTGTTGGAAAGCCCCTCCATAGGGCTGCTTTCTACTTCAAGGAGGCTTTGCAATTGCTCCTCCTTATGAACAACCCAGTCACCTCCCCTTCACCAAGGAGTCCAACCCCATTTGATGTTATCTTCAAGATGGGCGCTTATAAGGTCTTTTCCGAGGTCTCGCCCCTCATTCAGTTTGTTAATTTCACTTGCAACCAGGCCCTCCTTGAAGCTCTATCTGATGTTGATCGTATTCATATTGTGGATTTTGATATCGGGTTTGGTGCTCAGTGGGCTTCCTTTATGCAAGAGCTTCCAGTAAGGAATAGGGGTGCCCCATCATTGAAAATCACTGCCTTTGCCTCTCCTTCCACTCACCACCCTGTTGAGCTTGGGCTTATGCGGGAAAACTTAacccagtttgctaatgagaTTGGGATTAGTTTTGAGCTTGAAGTGGTTAACTTTGATTGTTTGGACCAAACCTCTTATACCCTGCCTATCTTGAGAGCAGCAGAGAATGAGGCAGTTGCTGTGAACTTTCCCATTTGGTCTTCTTCAAATCAACCTGCTGCACTTCCTTCTCTCCTCCGTTTTGTGAAGCAGCTATCGCCAAAAATTATGGTGTCTTTGGACCGAGGGTGTGATCGAACTGACCTTCCCTTCCCACAACATGTTCTCCAAGCCCTTCAGTCCTATATTAATCTCTTGGAGTCTTTGGATGCTGTGAATGTGACTTCTGATGCCGTGAACAAGATTGAGAAGTTCCTCCTTCAGCCTAAGATAGAAAGCACAGTATTGGGGCGTCTCCGAGGCCCGGACAAAATGCCTCTCTGGAAAACACTATTTGCCTCGGCTGGGTTCTCCCCTGTAATATTCAGCAACTTCACTGAAACTCAGGCAGAATGTGTGGTGAAGAGGACTCCGGTTAGGGGGTTTCATGTGGAGAAGCGCCAGTCATCACTTGTGCTCTGCTGGCAGCGCCGGGAGCTCATCTCAGCTTCAGCTTGGAGGTGCTGA
- the LOC126710421 gene encoding scarecrow-like protein 22 isoform X1, whose product MKKHQKKKSESTPLESMRGMPFQLQGKGVFEIAGFTPICSWNSNNKKEELLDFANNNFNSNNHNNNNNNNNEPSSVLHMRRSPSPPTSASTLSSSFGGGGSTDNTAGGGGGVAATLPTVPSPGPDPTRKDEWASELQPIPSGLTGGGERCGLGGLEDWETMLSETAASPSQDHSLLRWIAGEVDDSSFGLKQLLQSGSNSNTNPLDLDGNAGLGIVDQGPGVFDPIIGGGNVNASINNHNPNLAYPASGFSNYNNNSNGRIGGGTTIVPSSSGVLNCKVSSVGLNSNNNNCFSTNNSLPLPVTLPPGVIYQQQHQQFEVPDEKPQILNPQMLMNQQQQQQSQHPQSPNFFLPLSFAQQEQHLPQPQPKRQNSGGLDPITQIPKPPFVDPGHEFLLRKHQQLQPQHMGFSPGVQFVPQHLQQKPLMVPKQKMGPGEELAQHHHQQQQQQQQQQQQQQQQLALLDQLYKAAECIGTGNFSHAQGILARLNHQLSPVGKPLHRAAFYFKEALQLLLLMNNPVTSPSPRSPTPFDVIFKMGAYKVFSEVSPLIQFVNFTCNQALLEALSDVDRIHIVDFDIGFGAQWASFMQELPVRNRGAPSLKITAFASPSTHHPVELGLMRENLTQFANEIGISFELEVVNFDCLDQTSYTLPILRAAENEAVAVNFPIWSSSNQPAALPSLLRFVKQLSPKIMVSLDRGCDRTDLPFPQHVLQALQSYINLLESLDAVNVTSDAVNKIEKFLLQPKIESTVLGRLRGPDKMPLWKTLFASAGFSPVIFSNFTETQAECVVKRTPVRGFHVEKRQSSLVLCWQRRELISASAWRC is encoded by the exons ATGAAGAAAcatcagaagaagaaatctgaAAGCACCCCACTTGAGA GTATGAGAGGGATGCCCTTTCAGCTTCAGGGGAAGGGTGTCTTTGAAATCGCTGGCTTTACTCCGATTTGTTCTTGGAATagtaacaacaaaaaagaagaactTCTTGACTTTGCAAACAACAACTTTAACAGCAACAaccataacaacaacaacaacaacaacaacgagcCCAGTTCTGTTCTTCATATGAGAAGAAGTCCGAGTCCACCCACGTCGGCATCCACACTGTCTTCGTCATTCGGCGGAGGAGGTTCCACCGACAACACCGCCGGAGGAGGAGGTGGCGTGGCGGCTACGCTACCCACTGTCCCATCTCCgggacccgacccgacccggaaAGACGAATGGGCATCGGAGCTCCAACCGATTCCGAGCGGACTGACTGGCGGAGGAGAAAGGTGCGGTCTTGGAGGTTTGGAAGATTGGGAGACCATGTTGTCTGAAACGGCGGCGTCACCGAGTCAGGACCACTCGCTTCTGCGTTGGATCGCCGGGGAAGTGGACGACTCGTCGTTTGGGCTCAAACAGCTTTTGCAGAGTGGGAGCAACAGCAATACCAATCCTCTGGATTTGGACGGCAATGCTGGACTGGGAATCGTGGATCAAGGGCCAGGAGTGTTCGACCCCATCATCGGCGGAGGTAATGTAAATGCAAGCATTAATAATCACAATCCTAATTTGGCTTATCCAGCTTCTGGGTTTTCAAATTACAACAACAATAGTAATGGGAGGATTGGCGGTGGTACAACAATTGTACCAAGCTCTTCTGGGGTCCTAAATTGCAAGGTTTCAAGTGTTGGGTTGAATAGCAACAACAATAATTGTTTTAGTACTAATAACAGTCTCCCTCTTCCAGTTACTTTGCCTCCTGGTGTGATTTATCAACAGCAACATCAACAGTTTGAAGTTCCAGATGAGAAGCCTCAGATTCTGAATCCACAGATGTTGATGAAccaacagcagcagcaacagtCTCAGCATCCTCAAAGTCCAAACTTTTTTCTGCCATTGTCTTTTGCTCAACAAGAACAGCACCTCCCACAGCCCCAACCAAAGCGTCAGAACTCAGGCGGGTTGGACCCCATCACTCAAATCCCAAAACCACCGTTTGTGGATCCTGGGCATGAGTTTTTGCTGCGAAAACATCAACAGCTACAGCCTCAACATATGGGGTTTTCTCCTGGAGTGCAATTTGTTCCTCAGCATCTTCAGCAAAAGCCATTGATGGTGCCCAAGCAAAAAATGGGACCGGGCGAAGAATTAGCCCAGCACCAccatcagcagcagcagcagcagcagcagcagcagcaacaacaacaacagcagctTGCTCTGCTTGACCAGCTCTATAAGGCAGCAGAGTGTATAGGGACTGGGAATTTCTCACACGCGCAAGGGATATTGGCGCGGCTCAATCACCAGCTCTCCCCTGTTGGAAAGCCCCTCCATAGGGCTGCTTTCTACTTCAAGGAGGCTTTGCAATTGCTCCTCCTTATGAACAACCCAGTCACCTCCCCTTCACCAAGGAGTCCAACCCCATTTGATGTTATCTTCAAGATGGGCGCTTATAAGGTCTTTTCCGAGGTCTCGCCCCTCATTCAGTTTGTTAATTTCACTTGCAACCAGGCCCTCCTTGAAGCTCTATCTGATGTTGATCGTATTCATATTGTGGATTTTGATATCGGGTTTGGTGCTCAGTGGGCTTCCTTTATGCAAGAGCTTCCAGTAAGGAATAGGGGTGCCCCATCATTGAAAATCACTGCCTTTGCCTCTCCTTCCACTCACCACCCTGTTGAGCTTGGGCTTATGCGGGAAAACTTAacccagtttgctaatgagaTTGGGATTAGTTTTGAGCTTGAAGTGGTTAACTTTGATTGTTTGGACCAAACCTCTTATACCCTGCCTATCTTGAGAGCAGCAGAGAATGAGGCAGTTGCTGTGAACTTTCCCATTTGGTCTTCTTCAAATCAACCTGCTGCACTTCCTTCTCTCCTCCGTTTTGTGAAGCAGCTATCGCCAAAAATTATGGTGTCTTTGGACCGAGGGTGTGATCGAACTGACCTTCCCTTCCCACAACATGTTCTCCAAGCCCTTCAGTCCTATATTAATCTCTTGGAGTCTTTGGATGCTGTGAATGTGACTTCTGATGCCGTGAACAAGATTGAGAAGTTCCTCCTTCAGCCTAAGATAGAAAGCACAGTATTGGGGCGTCTCCGAGGCCCGGACAAAATGCCTCTCTGGAAAACACTATTTGCCTCGGCTGGGTTCTCCCCTGTAATATTCAGCAACTTCACTGAAACTCAGGCAGAATGTGTGGTGAAGAGGACTCCGGTTAGGGGGTTTCATGTGGAGAAGCGCCAGTCATCACTTGTGCTCTGCTGGCAGCGCCGGGAGCTCATCTCAGCTTCAGCTTGGAGGTGCTGA